From Chloroflexota bacterium:
GTTCGCGGCGGCCCAGGTCGACGCGTCGTCCGCGGAGGCGGTGACCGCGCTGTGCCGCAAGCACGACATCACCCATGTCCTCAACGCCGTCGACCCGCGCTTCGTCATGCCGATCTTCGAAGGGGCGTTCGCCGCCGGCGCGGACTACCTGGACATGGCGATGAGCCTCTCGCATCCCCATCCCGAGCAGCCCTTCGCGCTGCCCGGCGTGAAACTCGGCGACGAACAGTTCATGGCCTCGCCGGCATGGGAGGCCGCCGGGCGGCTCGCCCTCGTCGGGATGGGCGTCGAGCCCGGGCTCTCGGACGTCTTCGCCCGCTATGCGGCAGACCACCTGTTCTCCGAGATCGACGAGCTCGGCGTCCGCGACGGCGCGGATCTCGTGGTCGACGGCTACGACTTCGCCCCCTCGTTCAGCATCTGGACGACGATCGAGGAGTGCCTCAACCCGCCGGTCATCTGGGAGGCGGAGCGGGGCTGGTACACGACGCCACCATTCAGCGAGCCCGAGACGTTCCTCTTCCCGGAGGGGATCGGACCGATCGAGTGCGTGAATGTCGAGCATGAGGAGGTGCTCCTCATGCCGCGCTGGGTGAAGGCCCGGCGGGCCACCTTCAAGTACGGCCTCGGCGACGAGTTCATCAACGTCCTCAAGGTCCTCCACATGATCGGCTTGGACCGGACGACGAAGGTCCGGGTCGGCGGCGTCGAGGTCGCTCCGCGCGATGTCGTGGCGGCCTGCCTGCCTGACCCTGCGACCCTCGGCGACCGGATGCACG
This genomic window contains:
- a CDS encoding saccharopine dehydrogenase NADP-binding domain-containing protein, translating into MRILVIGAGGVGSAVAPIAARRDFFERCVVSDYDASRAERTVARLGDSRFAAAQVDASSAEAVTALCRKHDITHVLNAVDPRFVMPIFEGAFAAGADYLDMAMSLSHPHPEQPFALPGVKLGDEQFMASPAWEAAGRLALVGMGVEPGLSDVFARYAADHLFSEIDELGVRDGADLVVDGYDFAPSFSIWTTIEECLNPPVIWEAERGWYTTPPFSEPETFLFPEGIGPIECVNVEHEEVLLMPRWVKARRATFKYGLGDEFINVLKVLHMIGLDRTTKVRVGGVEVAPRDVVAACLPDPATLGDRMHGRTCAGLWVTGRGVDGASREVYLYHVVDNEWSMREYGSQAVVWQTAINPVVALELLATGAWRGTGVLGPEAFDAVPFLDLLTAYGSPWGLEERTPTSA